The Planococcus versutus genome contains a region encoding:
- a CDS encoding methionine ABC transporter ATP-binding protein — MIELKKVTKKFDIGKSVLIAVDEVDLSISTGEIFGIIGYSGAGKSTLIRLLNGLEQPTSGTVEINGQVITAIKGAELRKARQKVSMIFQHFNLLWSRTVKENIEFPLEIAGVAKAQRGKRVQELIELVGLAGRENAYPSELSGGQKQRVGIARALANDPEVLLCDEATSALDPETTDAILELLVDINKRLGLTIVLITHEMHVIRKICHRVAVMESGRVVELGDVLQVFQSPKEDITKRFVEQVADSGDTQETIKKLRELYPTGELVKLVFLGEQTEKPVLTKLIRSHAVEVNIVQGDISHTQRGAYGTLILQLKGSEEERAQALAFLRTEDIQAEVMQND; from the coding sequence ATGATTGAATTAAAGAAAGTAACAAAAAAATTCGATATTGGAAAATCGGTGTTAATAGCCGTCGACGAAGTCGATTTATCCATTTCAACCGGTGAAATATTTGGCATTATCGGCTATAGCGGAGCGGGGAAAAGTACGTTAATTCGTTTGTTAAACGGCTTGGAACAACCGACTTCTGGAACCGTCGAAATAAACGGCCAAGTAATTACAGCAATCAAAGGTGCAGAATTGCGTAAAGCTCGTCAAAAAGTCAGTATGATTTTCCAGCATTTTAACCTGCTTTGGTCTCGTACAGTAAAAGAAAACATCGAGTTTCCACTAGAAATTGCAGGAGTGGCCAAAGCTCAACGGGGAAAACGTGTACAGGAACTAATTGAACTCGTTGGGCTTGCAGGTCGTGAAAATGCGTATCCATCAGAGCTATCAGGCGGACAAAAGCAACGTGTTGGTATTGCTCGCGCATTAGCAAACGACCCCGAAGTCTTATTATGCGATGAAGCAACTTCAGCGCTCGATCCCGAAACAACAGATGCCATTCTCGAATTACTGGTAGATATCAACAAACGATTAGGACTCACAATTGTATTGATCACGCATGAAATGCATGTTATTCGTAAAATTTGTCATCGCGTCGCAGTAATGGAAAGTGGACGAGTAGTGGAACTTGGTGACGTTTTGCAAGTGTTCCAATCACCTAAAGAAGACATTACAAAACGTTTTGTTGAACAAGTAGCAGATAGCGGAGATACGCAGGAAACCATTAAAAAGCTTCGAGAGTTGTACCCGACAGGTGAATTGGTGAAATTGGTTTTTCTAGGTGAACAAACAGAAAAACCTGTTTTGACGAAATTGATTCGAAGCCATGCAGTAGAAGTGAATATTGTTCAAGGAGATATTTCACATACACAACGTGGCGCTTATGGAACATTGATTTTGCAACTTAAAGGTTCTGAAGAAGAAAGAGCACAAGCCTTAGCATTTCTTCGTACAGAAGATATTCAAGCGGAGGTGATGCAAAATGATTGA
- a CDS encoding methionine ABC transporter permease: MIESLFPNVDWDSMLEATLETLYMTTLSTLFTFILGLALGIVLFLTAPKQLWANKIVNWLTGAFVNIFRSIPFIILIILLIPFTLFLMGSIRGPNAALPALIIGSAPFYARMVLIALKEIDKGVIEAARSMGATTSTIIWKVLLPESKPALISGITVTAIALVGYTAMAGIIGAGGLGTLAFLDGFQRSREDVTLMATILILIIVFIIQYIGDWVTIKADKR; encoded by the coding sequence ATGATTGAATCCTTATTTCCAAACGTAGATTGGGATAGCATGTTAGAAGCTACGCTAGAAACACTTTATATGACAACTTTATCAACTTTGTTTACGTTTATTCTCGGCTTGGCATTAGGCATAGTTTTGTTTCTAACGGCACCAAAGCAATTATGGGCAAACAAAATTGTTAACTGGTTAACGGGGGCATTTGTTAACATCTTCCGTTCGATTCCGTTTATCATTTTAATTATTTTGTTGATTCCATTCACGCTATTCTTAATGGGATCGATTCGTGGACCAAACGCGGCTCTACCGGCATTGATTATTGGTTCAGCTCCTTTTTATGCACGTATGGTGTTGATTGCATTAAAAGAAATTGATAAAGGCGTAATCGAAGCTGCTCGTTCAATGGGAGCGACGACAAGCACAATTATTTGGAAAGTGTTATTGCCAGAGTCAAAACCTGCATTGATATCTGGAATTACGGTTACAGCTATCGCGCTGGTCGGCTATACAGCTATGGCAGGTATCATTGGTGCGGGCGGTCTTGGAACGCTCGCTTTCCTCGACGGCTTTCAGCGCAGTCGTGAGGATGTTACATTAATGGCAACAATCTTAATTTTAATTATTGTGTTTATTATTCAGTACATTGGTGATTGGGTCACGATAAAAGCAGACAAACGATAA
- a CDS encoding MetQ/NlpA family ABC transporter substrate-binding protein gives MKKFVVGTALTALVLAGCGNDGASEEESKTLRVGASNVPHAEILEQAKPLLEEQEIELEIETYQDYILPNKDLESGEIDANYFQTIPYLETQVADNGYEFENAGGIHIEPIGVYSQKFASLDELPQDATILMSNSVSEQGRVLSLLEVEGLITLAEGVDKTSAEVSDIVENPKNLQLEPDYEAALLVQLYESGEGDAVLINSNYAIDAGISPLEDSIAIESSDSPYVNIITVRAGDEDNENVKALVEALKSQEIQDFILEEWGGSVVPVD, from the coding sequence ATGAAGAAATTTGTAGTAGGAACAGCGTTAACGGCACTGGTACTCGCAGGATGTGGAAACGACGGAGCAAGCGAAGAAGAGTCTAAGACATTACGCGTAGGTGCTTCTAACGTACCGCATGCTGAAATTTTAGAACAGGCGAAGCCACTTTTAGAAGAGCAAGAAATTGAACTTGAAATTGAAACGTATCAAGATTATATTTTGCCAAACAAAGATTTAGAGTCTGGTGAAATTGATGCAAACTATTTCCAAACTATTCCTTACTTAGAGACCCAAGTAGCTGATAATGGTTATGAGTTTGAAAATGCTGGAGGAATTCACATCGAACCAATCGGTGTTTATTCACAAAAATTTGCTTCTCTTGATGAACTACCACAAGATGCAACCATTTTGATGAGCAACTCGGTATCGGAGCAAGGTCGTGTTTTATCGCTGCTTGAGGTAGAAGGCTTGATCACATTGGCGGAAGGCGTAGATAAAACATCGGCTGAAGTGAGCGATATCGTTGAAAATCCGAAAAATTTACAGCTTGAGCCAGACTATGAAGCAGCTTTACTTGTTCAATTATATGAATCAGGCGAGGGAGATGCGGTCTTGATCAACTCCAACTATGCGATTGATGCTGGCATCAGCCCTCTAGAAGATTCAATTGCAATAGAGTCATCTGATTCGCCATACGTAAATATTATTACCGTGCGTGCAGGTGATGAAGATAACGAAAATGTGAAAGCTTTAGTTGAAGCATTAAAATCTCAGGAAATTCAAGACTTTATTTTAGAAGAGTGGGGCGGCTCAGTAGTACCCGTAGATTGA
- a CDS encoding dicarboxylate/amino acid:cation symporter, whose product MKFKFGLLPRIIVAIILGVLIGLVAPEKIVRVFATFTSIFGNFLNFVVPLIILGFIAPGIAKLGKGSGKLLAIATGIAYASTIVAGVLAFFIGITVLPNFMEPGSLSSMTDPEKALASSFIKLEMIPVFGVMSALILAFLLGIGMASTGAKTMVSFFEEFQAIIEKTITYIIIPLLPFYIFGIFANMAYGGAVFEILSLFAIVFVMIIVLHWVMLLLQYSAAGALKGINPLSILKTMMPAYFTALGTQSSAATIPVTLRQARKSGANERVADFTVPLFATIHLSGSTITLVSCAIGVVLLTGGVPSFSSFFPFILMLGVTMIAAPGVPGGAVMAAIGLLQSMLGFDATMVALMIALYMAQDSFGTAANVTGDGALAHIVDRFTNGRKSLQ is encoded by the coding sequence ATGAAGTTCAAGTTTGGTTTATTGCCTCGTATTATTGTGGCAATTATTTTAGGTGTGCTAATTGGTTTAGTAGCACCAGAGAAAATCGTGCGTGTTTTCGCTACATTCACTTCAATTTTTGGCAATTTCTTAAACTTTGTTGTGCCACTAATTATTCTTGGATTTATCGCACCAGGGATTGCAAAACTAGGAAAAGGCTCTGGTAAGCTACTAGCTATTGCAACCGGTATTGCTTACGCCTCTACGATTGTCGCTGGTGTCTTAGCATTTTTTATAGGGATAACCGTTTTGCCTAATTTTATGGAACCGGGATCTTTAAGCAGTATGACCGATCCGGAAAAAGCATTAGCATCGTCGTTTATCAAACTTGAAATGATACCTGTTTTTGGTGTAATGTCAGCTTTGATCTTGGCATTTTTATTAGGTATTGGAATGGCATCTACAGGAGCAAAAACAATGGTGTCGTTTTTTGAAGAGTTTCAAGCAATTATCGAGAAGACAATAACGTATATCATTATTCCGTTACTGCCATTCTACATTTTTGGGATTTTTGCCAATATGGCATATGGCGGAGCAGTATTTGAAATTTTATCGTTGTTTGCGATTGTTTTTGTGATGATTATCGTTCTTCATTGGGTCATGCTTTTGCTGCAATATTCAGCGGCTGGCGCATTAAAAGGGATAAACCCTTTATCGATTTTGAAAACAATGATGCCTGCATATTTTACAGCATTAGGAACACAGTCTTCCGCAGCAACCATTCCAGTCACATTACGACAAGCGCGTAAATCAGGCGCGAATGAACGCGTCGCGGATTTTACTGTTCCATTGTTTGCAACCATTCATTTATCAGGAAGTACCATCACACTGGTATCTTGTGCAATTGGTGTCGTGTTGTTAACTGGTGGCGTACCATCATTTAGTAGTTTCTTTCCTTTCATTTTAATGTTAGGTGTGACAATGATTGCAGCGCCAGGAGTTCCTGGCGGAGCAGTTATGGCAGCGATTGGTTTACTTCAAAGTATGCTCGGATTTGATGCGACAATGGTTGCATTAATGATCGCACTTTACATGGCACAAGATAGTTTCGGTACCGCAGCAAACGTTACGGGTGATGGAGCGTTAGCACATATTGTTGACCGGTTTACAAATGGCCGTAAAAGTTTGCAATAG
- the sufC gene encoding Fe-S cluster assembly ATPase SufC: MYMSTLVIKDLHVKIEDKEILKGVDLTINTGEIHAIMGPNGTGKSTLASAIMGHPKYVVTQGTITLDGEDVLEMEVDERARAGLFLGMQYPSEISGVTNADFMRSAMNARREEGSEISLMKFIRELDSKMEVLDMEQEMAQRYLNEGFSGGEKKRNEILQLMMIKPKIAVLDEIDSGLDIDALKVVSDGINQMRSENFGCLIITHYQRLLNYITPDHVHVMMQGRVVKSGGEELSLKLESEGYDWIKAELGIEDETVGQA, from the coding sequence ATATACATGTCAACTTTGGTCATTAAAGATTTACACGTTAAAATCGAAGACAAAGAGATTTTAAAGGGTGTAGACTTAACAATTAATACAGGTGAAATTCACGCAATCATGGGACCTAACGGTACTGGTAAATCTACTTTAGCATCAGCTATTATGGGTCATCCTAAATATGTAGTCACACAAGGAACAATTACGCTTGACGGCGAAGATGTTTTAGAAATGGAAGTAGACGAACGCGCACGCGCAGGTCTTTTCCTTGGTATGCAATACCCAAGTGAAATTTCTGGCGTAACGAATGCCGACTTTATGCGTTCTGCAATGAACGCACGTCGCGAAGAAGGTTCTGAAATTTCATTGATGAAATTTATTCGTGAACTGGATAGCAAAATGGAAGTTCTGGATATGGAACAAGAAATGGCGCAACGTTACTTGAACGAAGGTTTCTCAGGTGGAGAAAAGAAACGTAACGAAATTTTACAACTTATGATGATCAAACCAAAAATCGCTGTTCTAGACGAAATTGACTCTGGACTTGATATTGATGCCTTGAAAGTTGTTTCAGATGGTATTAACCAAATGAGAAGCGAAAACTTCGGTTGCTTAATTATTACGCATTACCAACGCTTACTAAACTACATTACGCCTGATCACGTTCACGTTATGATGCAAGGCCGCGTTGTGAAATCAGGTGGAGAAGAACTTTCTCTTAAACTCGAGTCTGAAGGATACGACTGGATCAAAGCTGAACTTGGGATTGAAGACGAGACTGTAGGACAAGCATAA
- the sufD gene encoding Fe-S cluster assembly protein SufD, with amino-acid sequence MTVETNLKMTEQDVRSFSEMNGEPSWFTELRLRSFNEAQNLPLPKPDKTKILSWNFTDFPVHTVESAKFESLEDLTEDVKAIVDLEQKNLYIQHNNTPAFSRVSDELAAQGVILTDIFTALREHGDLVKKYFMTNGVKTDEHKLTALNAALMNGGAFLYVPKNVVVDEPVQVVFYHDDADASLFNHVIVVADTSSKVTYVENYYSTVSHANGLANIVSEVFAEDNAQITYGAVDTLAEGFVTYVNRRGVVARDARIEWALGMMNDSDTISENTTHLIGDNSYGDTKSVVVGRGSQKQNFTTQVVHWGKDSEGFILKHGVMKDSSSAIFNGIGKIEHGATRSNAVQESRVLMLSEKARGDANPILLIDEDDVTAGHAASVGRVDPLQLYYLMSRGITKQEAERLVIHGFLAPVVRVLPIEGVKRQLTEVIERKVR; translated from the coding sequence ATGACGGTTGAAACAAACTTAAAAATGACCGAGCAGGACGTGCGCTCTTTTTCAGAAATGAATGGTGAACCTTCGTGGTTTACTGAGCTTCGTCTTCGTTCGTTTAATGAAGCGCAAAACTTGCCGCTTCCAAAACCAGACAAAACAAAAATTCTAAGCTGGAACTTTACAGATTTTCCAGTACACACGGTTGAAAGTGCTAAGTTCGAATCACTTGAAGATTTAACAGAAGATGTTAAAGCTATCGTGGATTTAGAGCAAAAAAACCTTTATATCCAACACAACAACACACCCGCATTTTCACGTGTTTCTGATGAACTTGCAGCACAAGGTGTTATTTTGACGGATATTTTTACCGCTCTTCGTGAACACGGCGATTTGGTTAAGAAATACTTTATGACAAATGGCGTGAAAACGGACGAGCATAAATTGACGGCGTTAAATGCTGCATTGATGAACGGCGGAGCATTCCTTTATGTTCCTAAAAACGTTGTTGTAGACGAGCCTGTACAAGTGGTCTTTTATCACGACGATGCTGATGCATCCCTGTTTAACCACGTTATCGTTGTTGCGGACACTAGCAGTAAAGTAACTTATGTGGAAAACTATTACTCAACAGTTTCACATGCAAACGGGTTAGCAAACATCGTGTCAGAAGTGTTTGCTGAAGACAACGCGCAAATTACTTACGGTGCAGTTGATACGTTGGCAGAAGGATTTGTTACGTATGTCAATCGTCGCGGGGTTGTAGCACGTGATGCACGTATTGAATGGGCTTTAGGCATGATGAATGATAGTGATACAATTTCTGAAAACACAACGCATTTAATTGGCGATAATTCTTATGGCGATACGAAAAGTGTAGTCGTTGGGCGTGGTTCACAAAAACAGAACTTTACTACTCAAGTTGTTCATTGGGGCAAAGATTCAGAAGGCTTTATTCTGAAGCATGGTGTTATGAAAGATTCGTCTTCTGCTATCTTTAACGGCATTGGTAAAATTGAACACGGCGCAACTAGATCGAACGCGGTACAAGAATCACGTGTACTGATGTTAAGTGAAAAAGCGCGTGGCGATGCAAACCCAATCCTATTAATTGATGAAGATGATGTAACGGCGGGACATGCGGCATCAGTTGGTCGCGTAGATCCACTTCAATTGTATTACTTGATGAGTCGCGGTATCACAAAACAGGAAGCTGAACGTCTTGTTATTCACGGTTTCTTGGCACCGGTAGTACGCGTATTGCCAATCGAAGGCGTTAAAAGACAATTGACGGAGGTTATCGAAAGGAAAGTCCGCTAA
- a CDS encoding cysteine desulfurase: protein MISKEIKSYFPILNQEINGHPLIYLDSAATSQKPVQVIEALKDYYEKDNANVHRGVHTLGNRATEKYEGARDKVRKFIHANSMEEIIFLRGTTTAMNLVAQSYGRANVQEGDEIVITYMEHHSNIIPWQQLAKERGAILKYVELEKDGTISLEQVRAVVTERTKIVSMVYVSNVLGTMNPVKEVAQIAHENGAIMVVDGAQAAPHLKIDVQELDCDFFAFSGHKMCGPTGIGVLYGKKALLNNMEPVEFGGEMIDFVGLYDSTWKELPWKFEGGTPIIAGAIGLGAAIDFLNEIGLDEIEKHEHQMAAYAMEKMNLIEGLTIYGPTDPQKRAGIVTFNLNDVHPHDVATVLDMSGIAVRAGHHCAQPLMKWLEVSATARASFYLYNEESDVDRLVEGLRSAKEYFNDVF, encoded by the coding sequence ATGATCAGTAAAGAGATAAAAAGCTATTTTCCAATACTCAATCAAGAAATAAATGGGCACCCACTAATTTATTTGGATAGTGCTGCTACTTCACAAAAGCCGGTACAAGTAATTGAGGCATTAAAAGATTATTACGAAAAAGACAATGCAAACGTACACCGAGGCGTTCACACACTCGGAAACCGCGCTACTGAAAAGTATGAAGGTGCACGTGACAAAGTCCGTAAATTTATTCATGCAAATTCAATGGAAGAAATTATTTTCTTACGGGGAACGACAACTGCCATGAACCTCGTTGCACAAAGCTACGGTAGAGCCAATGTGCAAGAAGGCGATGAAATTGTCATTACCTATATGGAGCATCATTCTAATATTATTCCATGGCAACAATTAGCTAAAGAACGTGGAGCCATTTTAAAATATGTTGAGCTTGAAAAAGACGGCACGATTTCGTTAGAACAAGTCCGCGCAGTCGTGACGGAGCGAACTAAAATCGTTTCAATGGTTTATGTCTCAAATGTTCTTGGCACGATGAACCCGGTAAAAGAAGTTGCGCAAATTGCTCATGAAAATGGTGCAATTATGGTTGTTGACGGAGCGCAAGCAGCTCCGCATCTGAAAATAGATGTTCAAGAGTTAGACTGTGATTTCTTTGCGTTTTCAGGCCATAAAATGTGTGGCCCCACTGGAATTGGCGTTCTTTACGGTAAAAAAGCATTACTAAATAACATGGAACCTGTAGAATTTGGTGGAGAAATGATCGATTTTGTTGGATTGTACGATTCGACGTGGAAAGAACTGCCTTGGAAATTTGAAGGTGGTACACCTATTATTGCAGGCGCTATAGGATTAGGTGCGGCTATCGATTTTCTTAACGAGATCGGTTTAGATGAGATTGAAAAACATGAACATCAAATGGCTGCTTACGCAATGGAAAAAATGAACTTGATTGAAGGATTAACTATTTATGGACCAACCGATCCACAAAAACGTGCGGGTATCGTCACGTTCAACTTGAACGATGTTCATCCGCATGATGTCGCAACTGTTCTTGATATGAGCGGCATCGCGGTTCGTGCAGGTCATCACTGTGCGCAGCCTTTAATGAAATGGCTGGAAGTTTCAGCTACAGCACGCGCTAGCTTCTACTTATACAACGAAGAGTCAGACGTTGATCGTTTAGTAGAAGGGCTGCGTTCGGCAAAGGAGTATTTCAACGATGTCTTCTAA
- the sufU gene encoding Fe-S cluster assembly sulfur transfer protein SufU, producing MSSNNLDQLYRRVIMDHYKTPRNKGALENNSVTIEMNNPTCGDRIQLTLQVEDGIVKDAKFDGEGCSISMASASMMTQAVKGQEIDTALKLSGIFSDMMLGKEYDDSIDLGDIEALQGVSQFPARIKCATLAWKAMEKGVQNEEKS from the coding sequence ATGTCTTCTAATAACTTAGACCAATTATATAGACGCGTAATTATGGATCATTACAAAACGCCTCGCAATAAAGGGGCACTCGAAAATAACAGTGTTACTATTGAGATGAACAATCCGACCTGCGGAGACCGCATCCAACTGACTTTACAGGTCGAAGACGGCATCGTCAAAGATGCGAAGTTTGATGGTGAAGGATGTTCGATTTCAATGGCTTCTGCTTCTATGATGACACAAGCTGTCAAAGGACAGGAAATTGATACGGCATTAAAGCTTTCCGGCATCTTTTCTGATATGATGCTTGGTAAAGAGTACGATGATTCGATTGACCTTGGTGACATTGAAGCATTACAAGGCGTCTCTCAGTTCCCGGCCCGTATCAAATGTGCGACTCTAGCGTGGAAAGCCATGGAAAAAGGCGTACAAAACGAAGAAAAATCGTAA
- the sufB gene encoding Fe-S cluster assembly protein SufB: protein MAKKMPEIGDYKYGFHDKDVSVFRSKRGLTEDIVREISKIKEEPEWMLKSRLKALKLFYSMPMPQWGGDLASLNFDEITYYVKPSEASQTSWDEVPEEIKRTFDKLGIPEAEQKYLAGVSAQYESEVVYHNMKVELEDMGIVFKDTGSALRENEDLFKEYWQSVIPAADNKFAALNTAVWSGGSFIYVPKGIKVESPLQAYFRINSENMGQFERTLIIVDEGASVHYVEGCTAPVYTTNSLHSAVVEIIVKKDAYCRYTTIQNWANNVFNLVTKRAFVYENGTMEWIDGNIGSKLTMKYPAVYLKGEGARGMTLSIAIAGKGQHQDAGAKMIHLAPNTSSSIVSKSISKQGGKVSYRGIVHFGRKADGARSNIECDTLIMDNQSTSDTIPYNEILNDNVSLEHEAKVSKVSEEQLFYLMSRGVSEQEATEMIVMGFIEPFTKELPMEYAVEMNRLIKFEMEGSIG, encoded by the coding sequence ATGGCGAAAAAAATGCCGGAAATCGGTGATTATAAATATGGGTTCCATGACAAGGATGTTTCAGTTTTTAGATCGAAAAGAGGATTAACTGAAGATATCGTAAGAGAAATTTCAAAAATTAAAGAAGAGCCAGAATGGATGTTGAAATCCCGTCTGAAAGCATTAAAATTGTTTTACTCAATGCCAATGCCACAATGGGGCGGCGACTTGGCTTCATTAAACTTTGATGAAATTACGTACTACGTAAAACCATCAGAAGCAAGCCAAACTTCATGGGATGAAGTACCTGAAGAAATCAAACGTACGTTTGACAAATTAGGAATTCCAGAAGCAGAGCAAAAATATTTGGCGGGTGTATCTGCTCAATATGAATCTGAAGTTGTTTACCACAACATGAAAGTTGAATTGGAAGACATGGGGATCGTTTTTAAAGATACCGGTTCTGCACTTCGTGAAAACGAAGACCTGTTCAAAGAATACTGGCAGTCTGTTATTCCAGCAGCAGACAACAAGTTTGCGGCGTTGAATACAGCTGTTTGGTCTGGTGGGTCGTTCATCTATGTGCCTAAAGGCATTAAAGTGGAATCACCACTTCAAGCATACTTCCGTATCAACTCGGAAAACATGGGCCAATTTGAGCGTACGTTAATTATTGTGGATGAAGGCGCAAGCGTTCATTACGTAGAAGGCTGTACAGCTCCTGTTTACACAACGAACTCACTTCACTCAGCTGTTGTTGAAATTATTGTGAAAAAAGATGCATATTGCCGCTATACAACGATTCAAAACTGGGCAAATAACGTCTTTAACCTTGTAACGAAACGTGCATTTGTGTACGAAAACGGGACAATGGAATGGATTGATGGCAACATTGGTTCGAAATTGACGATGAAATACCCAGCGGTTTACTTAAAAGGCGAAGGCGCACGTGGCATGACTTTGTCAATCGCAATTGCTGGTAAAGGACAACACCAAGATGCTGGAGCCAAAATGATTCACTTAGCTCCAAACACTTCTTCTTCTATTGTTTCGAAATCAATTTCAAAACAAGGCGGAAAAGTTTCATACCGTGGAATCGTTCATTTTGGACGTAAAGCGGACGGTGCACGTTCAAACATTGAATGTGATACATTAATTATGGACAACCAGTCTACTTCTGATACAATTCCATACAACGAAATCTTAAACGATAACGTTTCTTTGGAACACGAAGCGAAAGTTTCGAAAGTATCTGAAGAGCAGTTATTCTACTTGATGAGCCGTGGCGTTTCTGAACAAGAAGCAACAGAAATGATCGTAATGGGCTTTATCGAGCCGTTTACAAAAGAACTTCCAATGGAATATGCGGTAGAAATGAACCGTTTAATCAAGTTTGAAATGGAAGGCTCAATCGGTTAA
- a CDS encoding DUF72 domain-containing protein → MIYVGLTGWGDHPDVYSPGSKKTEKLADYSAHFPIVELDSSFYAIQPERNIRKWISETPSQFQFVVKAYQGMTGHLRGENPFETREDMFEAFCKSVQPLKEEGKLAMVLLQFPPWFDCQKENVDQLRDITGRLTEFELAIEFRHQSWYAGDMREKTLRFLRDNNLIHSVCDEPQAGDGSIPLVPISSNQHKVLFRIHGRNVHGWLNPGQAQNWREVRYLYDYTKEELDEISQAVNSMAGTTENIYVVFNNNSGGHAARNAKQFQQMNKLSFDGLSPKQLDLFEGGF, encoded by the coding sequence ATGATCTATGTAGGATTAACGGGTTGGGGAGATCATCCGGATGTCTATAGCCCAGGCTCAAAAAAAACAGAAAAGTTAGCTGATTACAGTGCTCACTTTCCGATTGTTGAATTGGATTCATCTTTTTACGCGATTCAACCAGAACGAAATATTCGAAAGTGGATAAGTGAAACGCCTTCACAGTTTCAATTTGTGGTTAAAGCCTATCAAGGAATGACAGGTCACTTACGTGGTGAAAACCCATTTGAGACACGTGAGGATATGTTTGAGGCGTTTTGTAAATCAGTACAACCTTTAAAAGAAGAAGGCAAGCTCGCGATGGTATTGTTGCAATTTCCTCCGTGGTTTGATTGTCAGAAAGAAAATGTAGATCAGCTCCGCGATATTACGGGGAGGCTAACAGAATTCGAGTTGGCTATCGAGTTTCGTCACCAATCTTGGTATGCTGGAGATATGCGTGAAAAAACTTTGCGTTTTTTGCGTGACAACAATTTGATTCATTCGGTTTGTGACGAACCACAAGCAGGAGACGGTTCGATTCCACTCGTACCGATTTCTTCTAATCAACACAAAGTTCTATTCCGCATTCATGGACGTAACGTCCACGGTTGGTTAAATCCCGGACAAGCACAAAACTGGCGAGAAGTTCGTTACTTATATGACTATACGAAAGAAGAACTCGATGAAATTAGTCAAGCTGTAAACTCTATGGCCGGCACTACTGAGAACATCTATGTTGTTTTTAATAATAATTCGGGTGGGCATGCAGCAAGAAATGCTAAGCAGTTTCAGCAAATGAATAAGTTATCATTTGATGGACTTTCGCCAAAGCAGTTGGATTTATTTGAAGGAGGATTTTAA
- a CDS encoding sulfite exporter TauE/SafE family protein, with product MVFVIMALVGVMSGIMGALIGLGGGVILVPAMLFLGTSFAFFPELSPQKIVGLSVIMMIFTGLSSTLAYMKVRTVDYKSGLIFFVGSAPGTIIGAFVNKNLDLPSFNLYFGILLVFLSLLLLMRDHLKAVHWFVDNGRKTTFVDKENKQYVYGYPIWFALLLTFFVGFASGLFGIGGGSIIVPAMILLFLFPPHVAVGTSMFMVFLSALVNSVTHISLGNVPWIYTVAVVPGAYIGAQIGAKLNKRLNSEMLVTILRIVLLVLGVRSIYEGILSL from the coding sequence ATGGTTTTTGTCATTATGGCCCTTGTTGGCGTGATGTCTGGCATCATGGGTGCTTTAATAGGTTTAGGGGGAGGAGTCATATTAGTCCCAGCTATGCTTTTTCTTGGAACCAGTTTTGCATTTTTCCCCGAGCTTTCACCTCAAAAAATTGTGGGATTATCTGTTATTATGATGATTTTTACTGGCCTTTCTTCTACTTTAGCTTATATGAAAGTCCGGACTGTCGATTATAAAAGTGGACTTATATTCTTTGTAGGAAGTGCACCGGGGACAATTATCGGTGCTTTTGTTAATAAAAATTTGGATTTGCCTTCATTTAATTTATATTTTGGGATTCTCCTTGTTTTTCTATCATTGCTTTTGCTGATGCGTGATCATCTCAAGGCAGTGCACTGGTTTGTGGATAACGGACGCAAAACGACGTTTGTAGACAAAGAAAATAAGCAATACGTCTATGGTTATCCGATTTGGTTTGCTTTATTGCTAACATTTTTTGTTGGATTTGCTTCAGGGTTATTTGGCATAGGGGGCGGATCGATCATTGTACCAGCGATGATTTTATTGTTCTTATTTCCACCCCATGTGGCAGTTGGAACATCAATGTTTATGGTTTTTCTCTCTGCGTTAGTTAACTCAGTTACGCACATTTCTTTAGGAAATGTGCCATGGATTTATACAGTAGCTGTAGTACCTGGAGCATATATTGGAGCGCAAATAGGTGCTAAATTAAATAAGCGTCTCAATTCAGAAATGCTGGTAACAATTTTGCGAATTGTGCTTTTGGTATTAGGAGTACGTTCGATTTACGAAGGAATACTGAGTCTTTAA